A genomic window from Anthocerotibacter panamensis C109 includes:
- a CDS encoding PilW family protein — protein sequence MNRITRRSKQGLTLAELLVATVITGLVGSFLAVGVINFSKSTLETVSITAAQADIQGAVTYIASELKNARYIYRRSGTTCPVNAYCPAILEGDDTSLKVTDDSGETFTSASPRLTGTGAQVEVAFWVRSTKGNTNSGCASGTTFFQQPEGSLLSDPNTITSGLVSNFCNLVAYGTPNSVPAYRLVIYYTATPSPSSGFDGPRVLYRWQSDSYRIAFSSFGFSSSLSNARSAIPATSPVVQIPVPADENESSALADFLTDGPNAVTVANTADNPQSLDIAIQGTVATGNTSSTTNQNNYFGGAEDAPRADAEKSKLFYRTTVFARNICGQGATCSRDPI from the coding sequence ATGAACCGTATCACCCGTCGTTCTAAGCAAGGGCTCACTCTGGCTGAACTCTTGGTAGCCACGGTTATCACGGGGCTTGTTGGTTCTTTTTTGGCCGTTGGGGTTATCAATTTTTCAAAATCTACCTTGGAAACCGTATCTATCACCGCAGCCCAGGCTGATATCCAGGGAGCGGTAACCTACATCGCTAGCGAGTTAAAGAATGCCCGTTACATCTACCGTCGCTCCGGTACGACTTGTCCAGTCAATGCCTATTGCCCAGCCATCTTAGAGGGCGACGACACCAGTCTTAAAGTCACGGATGATAGTGGCGAAACCTTTACTTCGGCTTCGCCCAGACTTACGGGTACTGGAGCCCAAGTTGAGGTAGCATTCTGGGTGCGGTCAACCAAAGGCAATACCAATAGTGGCTGCGCTTCTGGCACTACCTTTTTTCAGCAACCTGAGGGGAGTTTGCTGTCCGATCCCAACACTATCACCTCTGGCTTGGTGAGCAATTTTTGTAACTTAGTGGCCTATGGCACCCCTAATTCTGTCCCTGCCTACCGATTAGTCATCTACTACACTGCAACTCCTAGCCCAAGCAGTGGTTTCGATGGTCCCCGAGTTCTCTACCGTTGGCAGTCGGATTCATACCGGATCGCCTTCAGTAGCTTTGGCTTTAGCAGTTCGCTGTCTAATGCAAGAAGCGCCATTCCAGCAACTAGTCCTGTGGTTCAAATCCCTGTTCCTGCTGATGAAAATGAAAGTTCTGCTCTGGCTGATTTTCTTACTGATGGCCCTAATGCTGTAACTGTTGCCAATACTGCCGATAACCCGCAGTCTCTGGATATAGCCATCCAAGGCACAGTGGCTACAGGCAATACAAGCTCCACTACGAATCAGAACAACTATTTTGGGGGGGCTGAGGATGCTCCGAGAGCTGACGCTGAAAAGAGTAAACTCTTTTATCGAACTACTGTCTTCGCACGCAACATCTGTGGACAGGGAGCGACCTGCTCCCGAGACCCAATCTGA
- a CDS encoding pilus assembly FimT family protein: MKRAPIGVSLPELLITVIIAGILATLALPNIGAQIENQSLKEGQQRVQQALRDARQLAITQTRTISVQFFDFNGGPATTLGPPNTIRICEATSCTGAAWAASPFQQEITLPQSIEIRRVSIFDGSGICTFSSQGSIPVQSLSSQGSIPVQPLGTIYLRRTSAPLVPAIEAGGLTPAQENLIASPDQGAGYSAVVISTLLGKIRSIR; this comes from the coding sequence ATGAAACGCGCGCCGATCGGGGTAAGCCTGCCCGAGCTTCTCATAACTGTCATTATCGCCGGTATTCTCGCTACGCTTGCGCTCCCCAACATCGGAGCCCAGATTGAAAATCAGTCGCTCAAGGAAGGTCAACAACGGGTGCAACAGGCTCTACGCGACGCCCGTCAGTTGGCTATCACCCAAACCCGGACCATTAGCGTCCAATTCTTCGATTTTAATGGTGGACCAGCTACGACTCTTGGCCCACCTAACACCATCCGCATCTGTGAAGCCACTTCCTGTACAGGTGCTGCCTGGGCCGCATCTCCTTTTCAGCAGGAAATTACACTTCCGCAATCTATTGAAATTCGCCGGGTATCGATTTTTGATGGAAGTGGAATCTGCACGTTCTCTTCTCAAGGTAGTATCCCTGTTCAATCACTCTCTTCTCAAGGCAGTATCCCTGTTCAACCACTGGGGACGATATATCTAAGGCGGACTTCAGCGCCGCTCGTGCCCGCGATAGAAGCTGGGGGGCTTACTCCAGCACAGGAGAACTTAATTGCGAGCCCTGATCAGGGTGCAGGGTATTCTGCTGTTGTCATTTCGACGCTGTTAGGCAAGATAAGGAGCATCCGATGA
- a CDS encoding type IV pilus modification PilV family protein, with amino-acid sequence MKKRYYRTSGSALVEVLVAIVVLSIFLVGLLPLVIGSTLLRKQQQYVVEATNLAQLQIEETRRYWSLLVFSCDPDLGSANPNNPAYPINFQPISVCGAPGSGKLDPAFPLFGETTSACVQRLTTTLTTPVRVAPVTDKDTPTSVLNDPSTVTPTDPNIVNYALRTNVQNKTAANCIYKDSTVPPNDTQDVRYVAQLFWGRAPTSTDAGNLVPTPAQQTEVRRVVVRIYQANPRNSGCNFGTAQGLLTGAELTACLPLGATTQVTRPNLVGSATSLDFSAPLVVLTADIPRPKS; translated from the coding sequence ATGAAGAAACGCTACTATCGCACTTCAGGTTCTGCCTTGGTTGAGGTACTCGTCGCAATTGTGGTTCTCTCGATTTTCCTGGTAGGTTTGCTACCTCTAGTGATTGGTTCGACCCTGCTGCGTAAGCAACAGCAGTATGTTGTTGAGGCCACCAATCTGGCACAGTTACAAATTGAGGAAACGCGGCGCTATTGGTCGCTTCTAGTCTTTAGCTGCGACCCCGACTTAGGATCAGCCAACCCTAACAATCCTGCTTACCCCATCAATTTCCAGCCTATCTCGGTGTGTGGAGCCCCTGGGTCCGGGAAGTTAGACCCCGCCTTCCCACTTTTTGGTGAGACCACCAGTGCCTGCGTCCAGCGATTGACGACTACGCTTACTACTCCGGTTAGAGTAGCCCCTGTTACCGATAAGGATACCCCTACTAGTGTCCTCAACGACCCGAGTACAGTCACGCCAACTGACCCCAATATTGTTAACTATGCTTTGAGAACCAATGTCCAAAATAAAACTGCGGCAAATTGTATCTATAAAGACTCAACGGTTCCCCCGAATGACACCCAGGATGTCCGCTATGTAGCTCAATTGTTTTGGGGTAGGGCTCCGACCTCGACAGATGCAGGCAATCTTGTCCCTACCCCAGCGCAACAGACCGAAGTCCGCCGGGTTGTGGTACGGATATACCAAGCCAATCCTAGAAATTCTGGATGTAATTTTGGCACAGCGCAAGGCTTGCTTACAGGCGCTGAACTTACTGCTTGTCTACCGCTAGGAGCGACCACCCAAGTCACGCGCCCCAATCTGGTTGGCTCCGCAACAAGTCTGGACTTTAGTGCACCCCTCGTAGTCCTAACCGCCGACATCCCGAGGCCCAAATCATGA